The proteins below are encoded in one region of Mya arenaria isolate MELC-2E11 chromosome 15, ASM2691426v1:
- the LOC128219433 gene encoding uncharacterized protein LOC128219433 yields MRTGCSMLALAVLVATTAAQTAFDPVLTVDSCTKSKLVLTVTGAEDGGIIYIQGQDAACRQTTSSTSSSHEIDFTSCNLQWEESFKVIIQKKALYQTGADKKIPVMCVADLGDLTVSNNITAADKDDDAGQNKTVKPTATMKLFSNGVDVAGTTVKLTDTITMLLELDADYIQDFDIKARDCTADNIEVITSYCAADTELFPHMSQVSQGQLSASFGAFRTTSLAGGSVSMPFSCTLQVCLGSCSATVCTDGQNSYGRKKRQAEDQDNDVDEISVGSSIKITTEEVVIEAPEANDDLCMNQGLFIALIIIMTGGLVATTIAAVMMFRKLQEKAGILSKLSGGQLSHMPMA; encoded by the exons ATGAGAACCGGATGTTCCATGCTCGCCTTGGCAGTTCTGGTGGCCACGACCGCTGCACAGACCGCGTTTGATCCCGTCC TGACGGTGGACAGCTGCACAAAGAGCAAGCTCGTGTTGACAGTGACGGGGGCTGAGGATGGGGGTATTATCTACATCCAGGGACAGGACGCCGCATGTCGTCAGACCACCAGCAGCACTTCATCTTCGCACGAAATAGACTTCACGTCGTGTAACCTCCAATGG GAGGAGTCGTTTAAAGTGATTATACAAAAGAAGGCTCTGTACCAGACCGGCGCGGACAAGAAGATCCCTGTTATGTGTGTGGCAGATCTCGGGGACCTGACTGTCAGCAACAACATCACCGCCGC GGACAAAGATGACGATGCCGGCCAGAACAAGACGGTCAAACCAACAGCAACTATGAAACTGTTCAGCAACGGCGTTGACGTCGCCGGTACCACCGTGAAACTGACCGACACCATCACCATGCTGTTAGAGCTTGATGCCGATTACATCC AGGATTTTGACATCAAGGCCCGTGATTGCACAGCTGACAACATCGAAGTCATCACCAGCTA TTGTGCAGCAGACACGGAGCTGTTTCCCCACATGTCCCAGGTGTCGCAGGGCCAACTGTCGGCATCCTTCGGAGCCTTTCGAACCACGTCCCTCGCCGGCGGATCCGTCTCCATGCCTTTCTCCTGTACCCTCCAAGTCTGCCTTGGATCCTGCAGCGCC ACTGTATGCACGGACGGTCAGAACAGCTACGGCAGAAAGAAGAGGCAGGCTGAAGACCAGGACAACGACGTGGATGAAATCAGCGTTGGCTCGTCCATCAAAATCACCACCGAGGAGGTCGTCATTGAAG CCCCGGAGGCTAACGACGATTTGTGTATGAACCAGGGTTTGTTTATCGCCTTGATCATTATCATGACGGGCGGCCTGGTCGCTACGACTATCGCCGCTGTCATGATGTTCCGGAAGCTGCAGGAAAAGGCCGGCATCCTCTCCAAACTGAGTGGCGGACAACTCTCACATATGCCCATGGCCTAA